One window from the genome of Calliopsis andreniformis isolate RMS-2024a chromosome 12, iyCalAndr_principal, whole genome shotgun sequence encodes:
- the LOC143185559 gene encoding glutathione S-transferase theta-1 isoform X2, with protein sequence MEHCTPEYQKIHPFQKVPAIEHNGFNIIESVAILRYICREFEVADHWYPKDSKLQVKVDEYLEWQHLNTRVHCALYFQKKYLMPLLSGQPVQPERIKQYEKNMKENLDLLENVWLKDKPFLISSEISIADILGVCEVEQVRIGGYNPHEGRPRLAAWMKQVADITSPHYQEAHMFLNKLVNKVTEQASRNKL encoded by the exons ATGGAACATTGTACACCAGAATATCAAAAGATTCATCCGTTTCAAAAAGTTCCTGCTATTGAACATAATGGATTTAACATAATTGAAAG cGTTGCAATTTTGAGATATATATGTAGAGAATTTGAAGTAGCTGATCATTGGTATCCAAAAGATTCTAAACTTCAGGTCAAAGTTGATGAATACCTTGAATGGCAACATCTTAACACTAGAGTTCACTGTGcgttatattttcaaaaaaag TACTTAATGCCACTTTTAAGTGGTCAACCAGTACAGCCTGAAAGAATAAAGCAATATGAGAAAAATATGAAAGAGAATCTTGATCTTCTAGAGAATGTTTGGCTGAAAGATAAACCTTTTTTAATTAGTTCTGAAATTAGTATTGCTGACATTCTTGGTGTATGTGAAGTGGAACAAGTCC GAATAGGTGGGTACAATCCACACGAAGGCAGACCTCGCTTAGCTGCTTGGATGAAGCAAGTTGCAGACATAACAAGTCCTCATTATCAAGAAGCTCACATGTTTTTAAACAAACTTGTAAACAAAGTTACTGAACAAGCATCAAGAAACAagttatag
- the LOC143185559 gene encoding glutathione S-transferase theta-1 isoform X1, whose protein sequence is MSLTLYYDLLSQPSRAVYIFLKCCNIQFKSKLINLAKMEHCTPEYQKIHPFQKVPAIEHNGFNIIESVAILRYICREFEVADHWYPKDSKLQVKVDEYLEWQHLNTRVHCALYFQKKYLMPLLSGQPVQPERIKQYEKNMKENLDLLENVWLKDKPFLISSEISIADILGVCEVEQVRIGGYNPHEGRPRLAAWMKQVADITSPHYQEAHMFLNKLVNKVTEQASRNKL, encoded by the exons ATGAGTTTAACATTGTATTATGATTTGTTGTCACAACCAAGTAGagctgtatatatatttttgaaATGTTGTAATATACAGTTTAAAAGCAAATTGATAAATTTAGCAAAAATGGAACATTGTACACCAGAATATCAAAAGATTCATCCGTTTCAAAAAGTTCCTGCTATTGAACATAATGGATTTAACATAATTGAAAG cGTTGCAATTTTGAGATATATATGTAGAGAATTTGAAGTAGCTGATCATTGGTATCCAAAAGATTCTAAACTTCAGGTCAAAGTTGATGAATACCTTGAATGGCAACATCTTAACACTAGAGTTCACTGTGcgttatattttcaaaaaaag TACTTAATGCCACTTTTAAGTGGTCAACCAGTACAGCCTGAAAGAATAAAGCAATATGAGAAAAATATGAAAGAGAATCTTGATCTTCTAGAGAATGTTTGGCTGAAAGATAAACCTTTTTTAATTAGTTCTGAAATTAGTATTGCTGACATTCTTGGTGTATGTGAAGTGGAACAAGTCC GAATAGGTGGGTACAATCCACACGAAGGCAGACCTCGCTTAGCTGCTTGGATGAAGCAAGTTGCAGACATAACAAGTCCTCATTATCAAGAAGCTCACATGTTTTTAAACAAACTTGTAAACAAAGTTACTGAACAAGCATCAAGAAACAagttatag
- the Rogdi gene encoding rogdi atypical leucine zipper isoform X1 — MADCEKEEAHNLQMEFEWVLHEEVHSSLSQLRNILMECAQRFPLALFGNDQHNKTDRFVFAAPHDQVKCVAVLTGDSITSAEVNFKVQRQQNINMRTSIQNEHPWKLQQIQDAANHLQQAIAHIDNVDRHYPFKTSDEVMHVLGNILGCLQRSRTSLIVPRKKTIDDLIKSRNMKSLNPNLPENLAISFYIQSYKLVLAVYQLENAHGNVKYETQQAECSVPWLNDALVLLTIALQLCQRLKDKICVFSQYKDFTVGSHVPSAVSW, encoded by the exons ATGGCTGACTGCGAGAAGGAGGAGGCACACAATCTC CAGATGGAATTTGAATGGGTACTTCATGAAGAAGTTCATTCTTCGCTATCCCAGTTAAGGAATATTTTAATG GAATGTGCACAACGATTTCCATTAGCATTATTTGGcaatgatcaacataataagacAGACagatttgtatttgctgctccaCATGATCAAGTAAAATGTGTAGCTGTTTTAACTGGTGATAGCATTACAAGTGCA GAGGTGAACTTTAAAGTTCAGCGCCAACAGAATATTAATATGAGAACAAGTATACAAAACGAGCATCCTTGGAAGTTGCAGCAGATACAAGATGCTGCTAATCATTTACAGCAAGCTATTGCTCATATAGATAATGTTGATCGTCATTATCCTTTTAAAACGTCTGATGAAGTCATGCATGTCCTAGGAAACATACTTGGCTGTCTTCAACGCAGTCGAACAAGTTTAATTGTTCCTCGAAAAAAGACCATTGATGATTTAATTAAAAGTCGTAATATG AAATCTCTAAATCCAAATCTTCCAGAAAATTTAGCTATTAGTTTTTACATTCAAAGTTATAAGTTAGTTCTAGCTGTGTATCAATTAGAAAATGCACATGGCAATGTCAAGTATGAAACACAACAAGCAGAATGCAGTGTGCCATGGTTaaatgatgctttagtattgctcACTATAGCATTACAACTCTGTCAACGATTGAAAGACAAG ATTTGCGTTTTCTCTCAGTATAAAGATTTTACTGTGGGCTCCCATGTTCCTTCTGCAGTGAGTTGGTAA
- the Rogdi gene encoding rogdi atypical leucine zipper isoform X2 → MEFEWVLHEEVHSSLSQLRNILMECAQRFPLALFGNDQHNKTDRFVFAAPHDQVKCVAVLTGDSITSAEVNFKVQRQQNINMRTSIQNEHPWKLQQIQDAANHLQQAIAHIDNVDRHYPFKTSDEVMHVLGNILGCLQRSRTSLIVPRKKTIDDLIKSRNMKSLNPNLPENLAISFYIQSYKLVLAVYQLENAHGNVKYETQQAECSVPWLNDALVLLTIALQLCQRLKDKICVFSQYKDFTVGSHVPSAVSW, encoded by the exons ATGGAATTTGAATGGGTACTTCATGAAGAAGTTCATTCTTCGCTATCCCAGTTAAGGAATATTTTAATG GAATGTGCACAACGATTTCCATTAGCATTATTTGGcaatgatcaacataataagacAGACagatttgtatttgctgctccaCATGATCAAGTAAAATGTGTAGCTGTTTTAACTGGTGATAGCATTACAAGTGCA GAGGTGAACTTTAAAGTTCAGCGCCAACAGAATATTAATATGAGAACAAGTATACAAAACGAGCATCCTTGGAAGTTGCAGCAGATACAAGATGCTGCTAATCATTTACAGCAAGCTATTGCTCATATAGATAATGTTGATCGTCATTATCCTTTTAAAACGTCTGATGAAGTCATGCATGTCCTAGGAAACATACTTGGCTGTCTTCAACGCAGTCGAACAAGTTTAATTGTTCCTCGAAAAAAGACCATTGATGATTTAATTAAAAGTCGTAATATG AAATCTCTAAATCCAAATCTTCCAGAAAATTTAGCTATTAGTTTTTACATTCAAAGTTATAAGTTAGTTCTAGCTGTGTATCAATTAGAAAATGCACATGGCAATGTCAAGTATGAAACACAACAAGCAGAATGCAGTGTGCCATGGTTaaatgatgctttagtattgctcACTATAGCATTACAACTCTGTCAACGATTGAAAGACAAG ATTTGCGTTTTCTCTCAGTATAAAGATTTTACTGTGGGCTCCCATGTTCCTTCTGCAGTGAGTTGGTAA